CGCTGGACATTCCATTTGTCGTCGTTATTAAGCGAATTTAGCAACCACTTACCAAGATTTCTCGGAATCTTTGGGGGCTCTACAGAACTGTGACGGTTTCGAGTCGAGACGCGAGCCCGTCAGACGAAGACAGAAAGCCCGAACGCGTCGGGCCGGGGGGTGTGAGGAGTGTGTAGGCCGAAGCCCGCACACCCTGAGATTAAGGCTTATTTCCCCATTCCTAATTGTTGTGCTTTTTGATAGACCTTTCCTTCTGTGAGAAGCGATGGCGCCACCACCACTTCAACCTGCTGCATCTCCTTGATGGTGCGTGCCCCAAGAGTTCCCATCGAGGTCTTCAGGCAACCGAGCAGGTTGTGGGTTCCATCATCGAGTTTGGCTGGACCTCGCAGGATGCGTTCGAGGCTGCCGGTGCTGCCAACGTTGATTCGAGTGCCCCGAGGTAGCACTGGGCTTGGCGTGGCCATTCCCCAGTGGAATCCACGGCCTGGTGCCTCTTCTGAGCGGGCGATGGGAGATCCAATCATCACGGCATCGGCACCACAGGCGATGCACTTACATATGTCACCACCGGTGACGATTCCTCCATCAGCCACGATCGGGACGTAGCGACCGCTTTCCTTTTCGTAGTCAGTACGTGCAGCAGCGCAATCGGCAACAGCGGTGGCTTGGGGAATGCCGACGCCGAGGACACCACGAGAGGTGCAGGCTGCACCAGGGCCAATCCCCACCATGACGCCTGCAGCACCAGCGCGCATGAGTTGCAGGGCGACTTCGTAGGTGACGCAATTGCCGATTACTACGGGCACACCCATGTCGCGGCAAAGCGTTTCCAAATTGAGGGTTTCTTGTCCTTCGGGGCCGATGTGGTCGGTGGAGACCACGGTGGCTTGTACAAAAAACAGATCGGCCCCCGCCTCTGCAATCGCCTTGCCAAAGCGCAATGCCGCCACTGGCGTGCCGCTCACAGCTGCAATTCCGCCCTGAGATTTGATCGCTTCAATCCGCTTGCGAATTAGATCTTCCTGAACGGGTTGGCTATAGATCTCTTGCATCAACGGAACAAATTCGTCCTTGCCGACGGATGTGATG
The Synechococcus sp. CC9311 DNA segment above includes these coding regions:
- a CDS encoding GuaB3 family IMP dehydrogenase-related protein, translated to MDIQLGRSKVVRRAYGIDEIALVPGGRTVDPEVTNTSWSLGGIEREIPIIASAMDGVVDVGIAVRLSQLGALGVLNLEGIQTRYEDPSEALDRITSVGKDEFVPLMQEIYSQPVQEDLIRKRIEAIKSQGGIAAVSGTPVAALRFGKAIAEAGADLFFVQATVVSTDHIGPEGQETLNLETLCRDMGVPVVIGNCVTYEVALQLMRAGAAGVMVGIGPGAACTSRGVLGVGIPQATAVADCAAARTDYEKESGRYVPIVADGGIVTGGDICKCIACGADAVMIGSPIARSEEAPGRGFHWGMATPSPVLPRGTRINVGSTGSLERILRGPAKLDDGTHNLLGCLKTSMGTLGARTIKEMQQVEVVVAPSLLTEGKVYQKAQQLGMGK